Proteins co-encoded in one Nicotiana sylvestris chromosome 7, ASM39365v2, whole genome shotgun sequence genomic window:
- the LOC104226067 gene encoding DNA topoisomerase 6 subunit A has translation MADKKKRRRAAHDSDSDSDALPFKSKLKPDSVILQTLKNLKASSAASSSKTPTLADVGLSTTCREVTDLPIDEVQYNIGSVMLNLARSILAGEGFSFNVPSRSSANQLYVPELDRIILKDKSSIRAFSNVSTVRKTTITTRILQLIHQLCTKNIHVTKRDLFYTDVKLFQDQTQSDTVLDDVSCILGCTRSSLNVVAAEKGVVVGRLIFSDDGDMIDCTKMGMGGKAIPPNIDRVGDMQSDALFILLVEKDAAYMRLAEDRFYNRFPCIIVTAKGQPDVATRLFLRKMKMELNLPVLALVDSDPYGLKILSVYGCGSKNMSYDSANLTTPDIKWLGIRPSDLDKYKIPEQCRLPMTEQDIKTGKDLLEEDFVKKNPAWVEELNLMVKTKQKAEIQALSSFGFQYLSEVYLPLKLQEQDWL, from the coding sequence ATGGCGGACAAGAAGAAACGCCGGCGAGCAGCCCACGACTCCGACTCCGATTCCGACGCCCTCCCTTTCAAATCCAAGCTAAAACCCGATTCCGTCATCCtccaaaccctaaaaaacctcAAGGCCTCCTCCGCCGCCTCCAGTTCCAAAACCCCAACCCTCGCCGATGTTGGCCTCTCCACCACCTGCCGTGAAGTCACCGACCTCCCAATCGACGAGGTACAATACAATATTGGATCAGTAATGCTTAACCTCGCTCGTTCCATCCTCGCCGGCGAAGGCTTCTCTTTCAACGTCCCTTCTCGTTCTTCGGCTAATCAACTCTACGTCCCTGAACTTGACCGCATCATTCTCAAAGACAAATCCTCTATCCGCGCCTTCAGCAACGTGTCCACTGTCCGTAAAACAACAATCACCACTCGAATCCTTCAGCTCATCCACCAGCTTTGCACAAAAAACATCCATGTTACTAAGCGTGATCTGTTTTATACTGATGTTAAGCtgtttcaagatcaaacacaatcTGATACTGTTTTAGATGATGTGTCTTGTATATTGGGATGTACTAGATCTAGTCTTAATGTGGTTGCAGCTGAAAAAGGAGTGGTTGTTGGTAGGTTAATTTTTAGTGATGATGGTGATATGATTGATTGTACGAAAATGGGAATGGGAGGGAAAGCTATTCCTCCAAATATTGATAGGGTTGGGGATATGCAGAGTGATGCGTTGTTCATTTTGTTGGTTGAAAAGGATGCTGCTTATATGAGGTTGGCTGAAGATCGGTTTTATAATCGATTTCCTTGTATAATTGTGACTGCAAAGGGACAACCGGATGTGGCAACTAGAttgtttttgagaaagatgaaaatgGAGCTGAATTTGCCTGTTCTAGCATTGGTGGATAGTGATCCTTATGGGTTAAAGATTTTGTCAGTATATGGTTGTGGATCGAAGAATATGTCATATGATAGTGCAAATTTGACTACACCGGATATCAAGTGGTTGGGAATTAGGCCGAGTGATTTGGATAAGTATAAGATACCGGAGCAATGTAGGTTGCCAATGACTGAACAGGATATTAAGACAGGGAAGGATTTGTTGGAGGAGGACTTTGTGAAGAAGAATCCAGCTTGGGTTGAGGAGTTAAATTTAATGGTGAAGACTAAGCAAAAGGCTGAGATTCAAGCGTTGAGCTCGTTCGGGTTTCAGTATCTATCTGAAGTGTATTTGCCATTGAAGCTGCAAGAACAGGATTGGCTATGA